One Gimesia aquarii DNA segment encodes these proteins:
- a CDS encoding carboxypeptidase regulatory-like domain-containing protein, protein MKRLVEIMEIKKTVFLMFTYLVLYVCVFGCGGPASDQPDLGLVKGVITFDGAPLARATVTFLPDSGRRAIATTDAEGKYELIYIRDTPGCKIGHNKVAITTLTEGEDEVEQEGDDAQVEVESVKEKIPAKYNTKTELEADVKAGENTFDFNLTGL, encoded by the coding sequence ATGAAAAGGTTAGTAGAAATTATGGAAATTAAGAAAACGGTTTTTTTAATGTTTACCTATTTGGTTCTCTATGTATGTGTCTTTGGCTGCGGCGGGCCAGCAAGTGATCAACCCGACCTGGGGTTGGTAAAAGGTGTTATCACATTTGATGGGGCACCACTTGCTAGAGCAACCGTCACCTTTCTTCCCGACTCTGGTCGCAGGGCGATTGCAACTACCGATGCAGAGGGAAAATATGAATTAATCTACATCCGGGATACTCCGGGATGTAAAATAGGCCACAATAAAGTCGCCATTACTACTTTGACCGAAGGGGAAGATGAAGTTGAACAGGAAGGTGACGATGCTCAGGTGGAGGTCGAATCAGTGAAGGAGAAGATTCCTGCAAAGTATAATACCAAGACTGAACTTGAGGCAGATGTCAAAGCAGGAGAGAACACGTTTGATTTCAACCTGACTGGCCTTTAA
- a CDS encoding amidohydrolase, translated as MRMNLVIKIVLSVFCLLAIRASQIQNSWADEGLSNGLSSSQRTAVDDVTHRSDELKAVNHAIWNYAEIGLEETKSSQLLIDKLKQAGFRVKSGVSDMPTAFVASYGSGKPIIGILAEYDALPGLSQKTVAYREPKVEGGAGHACGHSGLGTAALGAALAVKKAIDEHKLKGTIRLYGTPAEETGLGKVYMLLDGQFKDLDIALHWHPSSKTNVHLGSSKALVSVKFTFTGLPAHASVSPESGVSALDAVELMNTGVNFMREHVKEDARMHYVIIDGGGQPNVVPAKATVWYYVRANSHEDLERNYKWVVDIAKGAALMTRTKLKVHVDTDNHELIPNTPLSELIHKKLTAIGPPEFSEEEKQFARRIQQPLIDKFGQDFSVAIDNRIHSLLESKTSTKGSTDVGDISWHIPTGGLRTTCFAAGNPGHSWQNVACIGSSIGDKGILYAAQALAATTVELMENPALVTAAKADFDQRMQKRKYITLIPKGQKPPVKIK; from the coding sequence ATGCGAATGAATTTGGTTATTAAGATTGTGCTGTCAGTTTTCTGTTTATTAGCGATCCGGGCGTCACAAATACAAAATAGCTGGGCTGATGAAGGACTATCTAACGGCTTGAGTTCATCTCAACGGACGGCTGTAGATGATGTCACTCATCGATCTGATGAATTGAAGGCCGTTAATCATGCGATCTGGAATTACGCGGAAATCGGTTTAGAGGAAACGAAATCGTCACAGTTGCTGATTGATAAATTAAAACAGGCGGGATTTCGTGTCAAAAGTGGTGTATCTGATATGCCGACGGCTTTTGTGGCCAGTTACGGCAGTGGTAAACCGATTATCGGAATTTTAGCTGAGTATGATGCCCTTCCTGGCTTGTCTCAAAAAACAGTGGCTTATCGCGAGCCCAAAGTGGAAGGGGGAGCAGGGCATGCTTGTGGGCATAGCGGTTTGGGAACAGCTGCTTTGGGAGCGGCTCTCGCGGTTAAAAAAGCGATCGATGAGCACAAGCTTAAAGGCACCATTCGATTATATGGAACACCGGCTGAGGAAACCGGTTTAGGCAAGGTTTATATGTTACTAGATGGGCAGTTTAAAGATCTGGATATTGCATTGCATTGGCATCCTTCTTCTAAAACGAACGTGCATTTAGGAAGTTCGAAAGCTTTGGTGTCCGTCAAATTTACATTCACCGGGCTGCCTGCACATGCTTCAGTTAGTCCGGAAAGTGGTGTGAGCGCCTTGGATGCCGTCGAGTTAATGAATACTGGTGTCAATTTTATGCGGGAGCATGTTAAAGAAGATGCGCGGATGCACTATGTGATTATCGATGGAGGTGGTCAGCCAAATGTCGTTCCGGCGAAAGCGACTGTCTGGTATTATGTGCGGGCCAATTCTCACGAAGATCTGGAGAGAAACTATAAATGGGTGGTTGATATCGCCAAAGGTGCTGCACTCATGACGCGAACCAAACTCAAAGTACACGTCGATACCGATAATCATGAGTTGATTCCCAACACGCCACTTTCAGAATTGATCCACAAAAAATTGACGGCAATTGGGCCTCCCGAATTTTCGGAAGAGGAAAAACAATTTGCTCGCCGGATTCAACAGCCATTGATTGATAAATTTGGTCAGGACTTTTCTGTGGCGATTGATAACCGGATTCATTCACTACTCGAATCCAAAACCTCAACAAAAGGTTCTACCGATGTGGGAGATATCAGTTGGCATATTCCCACTGGTGGCTTGCGTACTACTTGCTTTGCGGCAGGGAATCCCGGTCATAGTTGGCAGAATGTGGCCTGCATCGGTTCTTCAATAGGTGATAAAGGAATTCTCTATGCTGCCCAGGCATTAGCTGCTACAACAGTCGAACTGATGGAGAATCCAGCTCTGGTAACAGCTGCCAAAGCAGACTTTGATCAACGGATGCAAAAACGGAAATACATCACTTTGATTCCGAAAGGACAAAAGCCGCCCGTTAAAATTAAATAG
- a CDS encoding protein-L-isoaspartate(D-aspartate) O-methyltransferase, protein MENSTYKQNTNQWNEARQKMVATQLVSRGINDRRVLDAMSQVPREEFVSPEKKTFSYNDCALPIDCNQTISQPFTVAFMCEAAQLNGDESVLEVGSGSGYGAAVLSLLAHEVHTIERIPELAQQAFERLRRLGFLNVHVYSNDGTLGVSEAAPFDAIIVTAGAESLPSPYLNQLKEGGRIIIPIGTEHAGQTMYRFTLKNGKLSEENLGAFAFVPLIGEYGWPV, encoded by the coding sequence ATGGAAAATTCAACATATAAGCAAAACACGAATCAATGGAATGAAGCACGACAAAAAATGGTGGCAACTCAACTCGTGTCTCGGGGCATTAACGATCGTCGTGTCCTGGATGCAATGAGCCAGGTTCCTCGTGAGGAATTTGTTTCACCTGAAAAAAAGACGTTTAGCTATAACGATTGTGCCTTACCCATTGATTGTAACCAGACGATTTCTCAACCGTTTACCGTTGCCTTTATGTGTGAAGCCGCTCAATTGAATGGTGATGAAAGCGTGTTAGAAGTTGGTAGTGGATCAGGATACGGCGCTGCCGTTTTATCTTTGCTGGCTCATGAGGTTCATACCATCGAACGGATACCAGAATTAGCACAACAGGCATTCGAAAGACTACGTCGTCTTGGTTTTTTGAATGTACACGTCTACTCTAACGATGGTACATTAGGGGTATCAGAAGCGGCTCCCTTTGATGCCATCATTGTAACAGCGGGAGCAGAATCATTACCCTCCCCCTACCTCAACCAGCTAAAGGAAGGAGGTAGAATCATCATACCCATCGGAACAGAACATGCCGGTCAAACGATGTATCGGTTTACGTTAAAGAATGGTAAACTATCCGAGGAAAACCTGGGAGCATTCGCTTTTGTTCCCTTGATTGGAGAGTATGGATGGCCTGTCTGA
- a CDS encoding CBS domain-containing protein, protein MTVGRICTREVDLVDAHESVQIAAERMNARNVGTLIVLDQESHPIGMITDRDLALRVVAKGRDSIQTLVSEIMTQFPYNVTEETSIEIALSKMRAGGFRRLPVVDAAGKLIGVVSLDDILELLCSEFTDIGNLIRKESPESLAQS, encoded by the coding sequence ATGACCGTTGGACGAATTTGCACTCGGGAAGTTGATTTAGTAGATGCACACGAATCGGTTCAGATAGCTGCAGAACGAATGAATGCGCGTAATGTAGGAACGCTTATCGTTCTAGATCAAGAATCGCATCCGATCGGTATGATAACAGATCGCGATCTGGCTCTCCGTGTTGTCGCTAAAGGGCGCGATTCGATCCAAACACTCGTCTCCGAGATCATGACTCAATTTCCATACAATGTAACTGAAGAAACTTCGATTGAAATCGCACTCTCAAAAATGCGGGCTGGTGGATTTCGTCGATTACCTGTTGTAGATGCAGCAGGAAAGCTAATCGGTGTTGTCTCACTAGATGACATTCTGGAACTACTCTGTTCTGAATTTACGGATATTGGAAATTTGATTCGGAAGGAAAGCCCGGAAAGTTTGGCTCAATCTTAA
- a CDS encoding zinc-dependent alcohol dehydrogenase family protein, which produces MILSRRASISSSPLSLVDVPVPEPGLNEILISVKCCAICRTDLHVIEGDLPKAKSPVIPGHQVVGTVVKVGRNSQRFQAGDRVGIAWLRSTCGICSFCQSGRENLCESSCFTGYHADGGFAEFAVIHEDYAYPIPEAFSHFEATPLLCAGIIGYRALQRSELKPGERLGIYGFGSSAHVVIQIALHRDCEVFVVTRGEKHRQLARAMGAAWVGERADQMPVKVHSAIVFAPAGELVPVALKSLEKGGTLALAGIYMSDIPQLNYEETLFYERNLRSVTANTRLDGQALLREAAQIPIRPHITTYPLQDANRALMDLKNDQINGTGVLVVES; this is translated from the coding sequence ATGATATTAAGTCGGAGAGCTTCCATTAGTAGTTCCCCTCTTTCACTGGTAGACGTCCCTGTTCCTGAACCTGGTCTAAACGAGATATTGATCAGCGTAAAATGTTGCGCGATTTGTCGCACTGATTTGCATGTAATTGAGGGTGATTTGCCAAAAGCGAAATCCCCTGTCATTCCTGGTCATCAAGTTGTTGGGACCGTGGTGAAAGTGGGGAGGAACAGTCAACGTTTTCAAGCTGGTGATCGTGTTGGAATTGCCTGGCTTCGTAGCACCTGTGGTATATGCTCGTTTTGTCAATCCGGAAGAGAGAACCTTTGTGAATCGTCTTGTTTTACAGGTTATCATGCCGATGGCGGATTTGCTGAATTCGCTGTAATACATGAAGATTATGCCTATCCAATTCCTGAGGCGTTCAGCCATTTCGAGGCGACTCCTTTACTTTGTGCAGGGATTATTGGTTATCGAGCTTTGCAACGGAGTGAATTAAAACCGGGTGAACGTCTGGGGATTTACGGGTTCGGTTCCAGTGCCCATGTGGTAATTCAGATTGCCTTACATCGTGATTGTGAAGTCTTTGTCGTGACGCGCGGAGAAAAACATCGTCAATTAGCGCGTGCTATGGGTGCAGCCTGGGTGGGTGAAAGGGCGGATCAAATGCCTGTCAAAGTGCACTCTGCCATTGTTTTCGCTCCAGCAGGTGAACTGGTTCCCGTTGCATTGAAGTCTCTGGAAAAGGGAGGCACTCTCGCTTTAGCGGGAATTTATATGTCAGATATTCCTCAATTGAATTATGAGGAAACGTTGTTTTATGAACGAAACCTGCGATCAGTTACAGCGAATACGCGACTGGACGGACAAGCACTTTTGCGGGAAGCAGCCCAAATTCCAATACGACCTCATATTACAACTTATCCCTTGCAGGATGCTAACCGGGCATTAATGGATTTAAAAAATGATCAAATCAACGGAACCGGTGTTTTGGTAGTGGAATCGTAA
- a CDS encoding sulfatase, whose translation MLFKNIRFCFQILVLIFLYLVLSVDAQESKSGQRPNILFIAIDDLRTELGCYGLPYVQSPSLDQLASEGVLFTNHFVQVPTCGASRFALLTGRSPMQSGVTRSNQAFYHGKSALSTSQTEGAQTLPELFRRSGYLTTCIGKISHTADGRVFEYNGSGDGRIELPFAWDKLATPFGSWKRGWGIFFAYANGQSREDGSGIRDLMEFNVEHDEDLPDGLLARQAIQELRAMKRQQKPFFMGLGFFKPHLPFVAPKKDWEAMSRVNIPPAPHPEKISSSYWHKSGEFYNYNMEFEKTRPLIEPARLKTRRAYLACVRYIDRQVGKVLRELDELGLRENTIVVVWGDHGWFLGDSALWAKHAPFERALKSTLMIRAPRVSQAGLKSAALVESIDLYPTLIELCQPAFQKTQYPLDGLSLKPILTGSKTAVRDASLSYWNSAISVRTKTYRLITTTEKGKPTKNELYDISKTPDPIENLADEQPTTVERLLKFIPAKK comes from the coding sequence ATGCTCTTTAAGAATATTCGTTTCTGTTTTCAGATTTTGGTTTTGATATTCCTTTATTTGGTCCTGTCTGTCGATGCACAAGAATCAAAGTCCGGGCAGCGTCCTAATATCCTGTTTATCGCCATTGATGATTTACGGACTGAACTGGGATGTTATGGGCTTCCCTATGTTCAGAGCCCATCGTTGGATCAATTAGCTTCAGAAGGAGTCTTATTTACAAATCACTTTGTGCAAGTTCCTACCTGTGGCGCCTCGCGCTTTGCTTTATTGACGGGACGCAGTCCGATGCAATCAGGGGTGACTCGCAGTAATCAAGCATTTTATCATGGAAAATCAGCGCTTTCTACAAGTCAGACTGAAGGGGCGCAGACACTACCAGAACTGTTCCGTCGAAGTGGTTATCTCACGACATGTATCGGAAAAATTTCACATACGGCCGACGGTCGGGTCTTTGAATATAATGGAAGCGGGGATGGCCGTATTGAGTTACCCTTTGCCTGGGATAAACTGGCTACTCCCTTTGGTTCCTGGAAAAGAGGTTGGGGAATATTTTTTGCTTATGCAAATGGCCAGAGCCGCGAAGATGGAAGCGGAATTCGTGACTTGATGGAATTCAACGTTGAGCATGATGAAGATCTTCCTGATGGTTTACTCGCTCGACAGGCAATCCAGGAGCTAAGAGCAATGAAACGACAGCAGAAGCCTTTCTTTATGGGGCTTGGTTTTTTCAAACCACATCTTCCATTCGTCGCACCCAAAAAAGATTGGGAGGCGATGTCTCGTGTGAATATTCCACCTGCACCGCATCCGGAAAAGATCAGTTCTTCCTACTGGCACAAGAGTGGTGAATTTTATAATTACAATATGGAATTTGAAAAAACACGGCCTTTGATTGAACCGGCACGCCTTAAAACACGACGTGCTTACCTGGCATGTGTGCGTTATATTGATCGACAAGTGGGTAAGGTACTCAGGGAATTGGATGAATTAGGACTAAGAGAGAACACAATTGTAGTTGTCTGGGGGGATCATGGATGGTTTCTGGGAGATTCCGCACTCTGGGCCAAGCATGCCCCATTTGAACGTGCTTTGAAAAGTACATTGATGATTCGTGCTCCTAGAGTTTCTCAGGCGGGGTTGAAATCAGCGGCATTAGTCGAAAGCATTGATCTCTATCCAACACTTATTGAGCTTTGTCAGCCTGCCTTTCAGAAGACTCAATATCCATTGGATGGTCTTAGTTTGAAACCGATCCTGACCGGATCTAAAACAGCAGTACGCGATGCTTCATTAAGTTATTGGAATTCGGCGATTAGCGTGCGTACAAAAACATATCGCTTAATCACCACTACCGAAAAAGGGAAGCCAACAAAAAATGAGCTTTATGATATTTCAAAAACTCCTGACCCGATTGAGAATCTTGCAGACGAACAGCCAACTACTGTTGAGAGGTTATTAAAATTCATTCCTGCTAAGAAATAA
- a CDS encoding sugar phosphate isomerase/epimerase family protein: MKLCLFSVSYAGFWGQHTLSVNDFIVQAAQLGYDSVMLMGKRPHLSPLDVTPEEIESIQGALHEHQIKCSIIGGYTDFSGTGAAEVPFLEMQIQYVQQLVYLAQQLGASTVRLFTAYDAGLQMPHVLWGQVVSAIQECCDRAATSDVTIAVQNHHDVGVHSDALLELFHDIDRPNCKLGFDAWSPALRNENLFEAARKMAPYTAITTSADYIKMPRFAYQPELINYQRQQPDMVRAVKFGTGFIDYSAFFHGLKEGGFNGTATYEMCSPIRGGGSLDNLNAYASEYLTWMKTHLM; the protein is encoded by the coding sequence ATGAAACTGTGTCTCTTTTCCGTAAGCTATGCCGGTTTCTGGGGTCAACATACATTGAGTGTGAATGACTTCATCGTGCAAGCGGCTCAGTTGGGCTATGATTCGGTAATGTTAATGGGTAAGCGGCCTCATCTATCTCCACTCGATGTCACACCCGAAGAAATCGAGTCGATTCAAGGTGCGCTCCATGAGCATCAAATAAAATGTTCAATCATTGGTGGCTATACCGACTTTTCTGGAACGGGAGCCGCCGAAGTCCCTTTTCTGGAAATGCAAATACAGTATGTGCAACAGCTGGTTTATCTTGCACAACAACTTGGAGCATCTACAGTGCGTCTCTTTACCGCTTACGATGCTGGATTACAAATGCCTCACGTTCTGTGGGGTCAGGTAGTCTCCGCTATTCAGGAATGTTGCGACCGTGCTGCCACATCCGATGTCACGATTGCTGTCCAAAACCACCACGATGTCGGAGTTCACTCGGATGCCCTCCTGGAACTGTTCCACGATATTGACCGCCCAAACTGTAAACTCGGCTTTGATGCCTGGTCCCCTGCTCTGCGAAATGAAAACCTGTTCGAAGCGGCGCGTAAAATGGCTCCTTATACAGCAATCACGACCAGTGCTGATTACATCAAAATGCCCCGCTTTGCGTACCAACCAGAGTTAATCAATTATCAAAGACAACAACCAGATATGGTCCGCGCAGTCAAATTTGGCACCGGTTTTATTGATTATTCTGCTTTTTTTCACGGGTTAAAAGAGGGTGGGTTCAACGGCACCGCAACTTACGAAATGTGTTCTCCCATCCGAGGTGGGGGTAGTCTCGATAATCTGAATGCATACGCTAGCGAGTATTTAACGTGGATGAAAACGCATTTAATGTAA
- the aroF gene encoding 3-deoxy-7-phosphoheptulonate synthase, with translation MIVVMKPHATEEMVQAMVRRVEEMGLKAHVIVGEERTVIAAAGVKRDRHQTELESCEEVEKVVPIVAPYKVASKETKPEPTIVSTRNLKIGGSHVGVIAGPCSVESEKQILQVAHQVKAAGATGLRGGAFKPRTSPYSFQGMKEEGLKLLALAREETGLAVVTEVMTPHHVEMLSQYADVLQIGARNMQNYHLLQAVGETRLPVLLKRGPSASIEEFLLAAEYILDQGNKQVILCERGVRTFETHTRFTLPLATVPYLHERTHLPVVIDPSHGTGIASLVPPMCAAAIAAGCDGLILEVHPDPSRAMSDGAQSLTPQAFAETMQACRKVAEAVGKELG, from the coding sequence ATGATTGTAGTAATGAAACCGCATGCCACCGAAGAGATGGTACAGGCGATGGTCAGGCGTGTCGAAGAAATGGGTCTGAAAGCCCATGTGATCGTTGGCGAAGAACGCACCGTCATCGCAGCGGCTGGCGTAAAACGGGACAGACACCAAACGGAACTCGAATCGTGCGAAGAAGTAGAAAAGGTCGTTCCGATCGTCGCGCCCTATAAAGTAGCCAGTAAAGAAACGAAACCAGAACCTACAATTGTCTCAACTCGAAATCTGAAGATCGGTGGCTCTCATGTGGGAGTGATTGCTGGTCCCTGTTCTGTCGAAAGTGAAAAACAAATTCTGCAAGTCGCTCATCAGGTAAAAGCGGCAGGAGCGACAGGACTGCGTGGGGGAGCTTTCAAACCACGAACCAGCCCTTACTCTTTTCAGGGAATGAAAGAAGAAGGCTTGAAACTTTTAGCCCTGGCGAGAGAAGAAACGGGGTTGGCTGTTGTTACTGAAGTCATGACCCCCCATCATGTTGAAATGCTTAGTCAATATGCGGATGTACTGCAGATCGGTGCCCGCAATATGCAAAACTATCATCTCTTGCAAGCAGTCGGTGAAACTCGACTCCCTGTCTTGTTAAAACGAGGCCCATCGGCATCAATCGAAGAGTTTCTGCTTGCCGCTGAATATATTCTTGATCAAGGAAACAAACAGGTCATTCTTTGTGAACGTGGGGTTCGCACCTTCGAAACTCATACTCGTTTCACACTTCCCCTGGCAACCGTACCCTACTTACATGAACGTACCCACCTACCGGTTGTTATTGACCCAAGCCATGGTACAGGTATCGCAAGTCTTGTTCCCCCAATGTGTGCTGCTGCAATTGCGGCGGGCTGCGATGGATTAATTCTCGAAGTACACCCTGATCCTTCTCGCGCAATGAGTGATGGAGCCCAATCTCTCACACCACAAGCGTTCGCAGAAACAATGCAAGCCTGTCGCAAAGTTGCGGAAGCTGTTGGAAAAGAACTAGGATAG
- a CDS encoding DUF1080 domain-containing protein, protein MLMTIFTVSTGPVSADNQTDKNTKSKTTQTQNPTDSKKKKSQKWVSLFNGKSLDGWKVPQFGGEGEVHVANGNLILEMGVDLTGVTITDTKKLPLTNYEVELEAMRVDGNDFFCGLTFPVKKDPCSIILGGWGGSLCGLSSIDGDDASQNSTTSFQTFKKKQWYKIRLQVTNHKIQAWLDGKQIIDQNLKDRKISIRHEVELSKPFGITSFSTTAALKNIKIRKLTKEEVDKTAPRK, encoded by the coding sequence ATGCTTATGACTATTTTTACGGTCAGTACAGGGCCTGTTTCCGCAGATAATCAAACCGACAAAAACACAAAATCGAAAACCACTCAAACCCAAAATCCAACAGACTCAAAAAAGAAGAAATCTCAAAAGTGGGTCTCTCTGTTTAATGGAAAAAGCCTTGATGGCTGGAAAGTTCCACAGTTTGGCGGTGAAGGAGAAGTACACGTTGCGAATGGAAACCTGATTCTGGAAATGGGAGTCGATCTGACTGGTGTCACGATAACTGATACAAAAAAACTGCCCCTCACAAATTATGAAGTGGAATTGGAGGCAATGCGTGTTGACGGAAATGACTTCTTTTGCGGACTCACATTTCCTGTAAAAAAAGATCCCTGTTCCATCATTTTAGGTGGCTGGGGAGGCAGTCTTTGCGGGCTTTCCAGTATCGATGGAGACGATGCTTCTCAAAATAGCACTACCAGCTTTCAAACGTTCAAAAAGAAACAATGGTATAAAATTCGTTTGCAAGTTACTAATCATAAAATTCAAGCCTGGTTAGACGGAAAACAAATCATCGATCAAAATTTGAAAGATCGTAAAATTTCAATACGCCACGAGGTAGAGCTTTCAAAACCATTTGGAATTACTTCGTTTTCTACAACAGCCGCTTTAAAAAACATTAAAATTCGCAAGCTCACCAAAGAAGAAGTTGATAAAACGGCTCCTCGAAAGTGA
- a CDS encoding sensor domain-containing diguanylate cyclase: protein MSYIIASIVEVFTNNVAQGVSSISVVAIAVVCLLQYVVYTWKLNAIHKENEEYQRNISAVEEELNEVQSDRAMTLIENHILREFVTQSEFDQAIELLLKRYVPSLREGFGIYLDEMGGQFKLRESRGITKNSKAVYEIDEHLLKKLHTENIIILRGKKLRESKIYACIHDQDKPRVRKLILMAVYENDNISGIFLTTDLYPKGVDEQQQIKLAKRLLICVSRNIVKNQDFENHRFELRVTREQLELRSLADQQFKTPVKMLEEFLDRLRQFTESGRAGLFLSTPEEEERCKAIVQCGITLQTGVKARWREHEIKLVQIGLTSGENTSLSGDQLDKHGIRSLIGSSLVSPLVTNRKRIGAICLSRQDSQPYDERSLRLISWASQFLSNTLLKVLSHATIERQAKQDGLTGLVNRRSFDEFIEDEFNRAQSMQMACSLVLIDLDHFKAVNDTYGHQAGDEVLRRVAQILKDRITEIRSSDNVIAARYGGEELAILLPDIGLAGTERIAEVIRHSIESAVIEFNETRIPVTASIGISTYSQHTMENVESLVAAADNALYQAKAEGRNRVCSLTSSTV, encoded by the coding sequence TTGTCTTACATCATTGCATCAATCGTTGAAGTATTTACGAACAATGTTGCCCAAGGTGTGTCCAGCATCAGTGTTGTGGCAATCGCCGTCGTCTGCTTATTGCAATACGTGGTTTATACATGGAAGTTAAATGCGATTCATAAGGAGAATGAAGAGTACCAACGGAATATTTCTGCTGTTGAAGAAGAACTAAATGAAGTCCAGTCTGATCGCGCAATGACGCTGATTGAGAATCATATTCTGAGAGAATTTGTGACTCAATCAGAATTCGATCAAGCCATCGAATTGCTCTTAAAACGATATGTCCCTTCTTTGCGTGAGGGTTTTGGGATTTACCTCGATGAAATGGGAGGTCAATTCAAGCTTAGAGAGTCTAGAGGTATTACTAAGAATTCGAAAGCAGTATACGAAATTGATGAGCATCTTCTAAAAAAATTACATACAGAAAATATTATTATTCTGCGTGGAAAGAAACTACGCGAATCAAAAATATATGCTTGTATTCATGATCAGGATAAGCCTCGAGTTCGAAAACTCATTCTGATGGCGGTTTATGAAAACGATAATATTTCTGGGATTTTCCTGACGACGGATCTCTATCCCAAGGGAGTCGATGAACAACAGCAAATCAAGCTGGCGAAACGGTTGTTGATATGTGTATCACGCAACATAGTGAAAAATCAAGATTTTGAGAACCACCGTTTTGAATTACGAGTTACCAGAGAACAACTTGAATTACGCTCTTTGGCTGATCAACAGTTTAAAACTCCTGTCAAAATGCTGGAGGAATTTTTAGATCGATTACGTCAATTCACTGAGTCTGGTAGAGCAGGCTTATTCCTATCTACCCCTGAAGAAGAAGAGCGCTGTAAAGCCATTGTTCAATGTGGAATTACACTTCAGACAGGGGTCAAAGCACGTTGGCGAGAGCATGAAATTAAGCTAGTTCAGATAGGATTAACTTCAGGGGAGAATACTTCACTTTCAGGGGATCAACTGGACAAACATGGAATTCGCTCGCTGATTGGGTCTAGTCTCGTCTCTCCGCTTGTTACAAATCGAAAGCGAATCGGTGCAATCTGTTTGTCACGGCAAGATAGCCAGCCCTATGATGAAAGATCGCTTCGATTGATTTCCTGGGCCTCTCAATTTCTTTCAAACACGCTACTCAAAGTACTCAGTCATGCTACGATTGAAAGACAGGCCAAACAGGATGGCTTGACAGGATTGGTCAATCGGCGATCGTTTGATGAGTTTATTGAAGATGAATTTAACCGTGCTCAAAGTATGCAGATGGCATGTTCATTGGTCTTGATTGATTTGGATCATTTTAAAGCAGTTAATGATACTTACGGTCATCAGGCAGGAGATGAAGTCCTAAGGCGGGTAGCACAAATTTTGAAAGATCGTATTACCGAGATACGGTCTTCAGATAATGTCATTGCTGCACGTTATGGTGGTGAAGAATTGGCGATTCTTTTACCAGATATTGGTTTAGCTGGTACTGAACGAATAGCTGAAGTCATACGCCATTCAATTGAATCTGCAGTAATCGAATTCAATGAAACACGGATCCCTGTCACTGCCAGTATTGGAATTTCGACTTATAGTCAACATACAATGGAGAATGTCGAATCATTAGTTGCCGCTGCTGACAATGCCCTGTATCAGGCCAAAGCAGAAGGCCGAAATCGAGTTTGCAGCTTGACCTCATCCACTGTGTGA